AAATTTTAAATGGAACTTTAAACGAGTTTACATAAGGATTTACACCCATTGCTTTTAAATCATTTAACTTTTCAACTCTGTGATTATCCATATACTTTCCACTCCTTTTTGTTATTTTTGAAAATCATTATTGCATTTTTGTTTTTTTTTCAATAGTTATGTTTTGAAAATATATAATAGTTTGACATAAAAATTAATACAAGGTGAATTATGAGTAAAAAAGTTTTGGTTGCAATGAGTGGCGGTGTTGACAGCTCTGTTGCTGCGTATAAAATGTTAGAAAAAGGTTATGATGTTATTGGTGTAACTCTTAAACTGTTTGATGGCCCAACTAAGTTTATAGAAGATGCAAAAAATGTAGCGGAAAAACTTGGAATAAAATGGTATCTTGCAGACTATAGTAGTTATTTTAAAGAAGTGATATCTTATTTTATAAACAGTTATCGAAAAGGGGAAACACCAAATCCATGTGCTTTTTGCAATAAAAATGCAAAGTTTGTTTATCTCTTCAATGAAATGCAAAAGAACAATGCTGAAATGATTGTGACTGGGCATTATGCAAAGGTTGTTGAAAAAGATGGTTTAAAATATATTGGCAAAGCTAAAAACTTGAAAAAGGATCAATCTTATTACTTGGCGTTGCTGGATGAGTTTCAAGTAAGTTTATTATATTTTCCACATGGAGATGTAGAATCTAAAGATGAAGTTAGAGAATTAGCTAATAAAATAGGGTTAAAAGTGGCTTCCAAAAAAGATAGTCAGGAAGTTTGTTTTTTATGTGGCAAGGACTATAGAGAATTTTTAAAAGAAAGGATTGATTCTAAAAGGTTTAAAAAGGGGTATTTGATTTATAATGGTAAAAAGATGAGACAACATGAAGGGATAGAATTTTTTACTATAGGACAAAGACGGGGGTTAGGCCTCAATTATCATGAACCATTGTATGTTACAAATATTGATGCAAAAAGTGGAAATATTTATTTAGCAAAAAAAGATGATGTTTTTAAGAGAGGAGTAAAATTAAGAAATGTAAATATCGTAAATGATAGGAAAAGGATATTTAGAGCAAAAGCAAAAATAAGGTATAGGATGGAAGAAGCTGATTGTATGGTGGAAATTTTACCTGAGAATAAAGCAATAATTCTATTTGATGAACCACAATTTGCACCAACAAAAGGACAGATGGTTGCTATTTATCAGGATGACTTGGTTTTGGGTGGAGGTTTTATACATGATGTTTTTTAATCAGTTAGCATTTTCAGCGATAACTGATTATAGAGGTGTGTTATGAAAATAGGGATAATTTCTGATAGTCATGATAATTTAATCAATATGCAAAAGTGTGTGCATTATCTGAATAATATTGGAGTAGATTTTGTTTTTCATTGCGGAGATATAATTTCACCATTTACAATAAAAGTTATGAATGAATTGAAATGTGATTATAGGGCAGTTTTTGGAAATAACGATGGTGAATGGTTAAACCTAAAAGAGATATCTAAGAACAGAATTTTTAAACCTCCCTACTTATTTGAATTAGATAATAAAAAGTTCTTGTTGTTACATGAGGGTGATATTGCTATGTTTATTGATAATAGTATAGATTTTGTTTTTTACGGTCATACTCATGTGAAGTATAGCTTTAATAAAAATGGGCAACTTATTGTTAATCCAGGGACATTAGCAGGTTATTTGGCAGATTCTGCTACTTTTGCAATATTAGATACCAACGAATTTAATGTGGAATTTATAGATGTTGATACAATTTGAAAAGTTTGATATAGTGCATTTTGGAGGTGAAGGATGATTTTTAATAAAATATTTGACATATTTTCTAACGATTTAGCCATAGATTTGGGAACGGCTAATACATTGATTTATGTAAGAGGAAAAGGGATTGTGTGTAATGAACCATCTGTTGTTGCTATAAACAATAATACTAATGAAATACTGGCTGTAGGGAATGAAGCCAAGAGCATGTTGGGTAGAACGCCTGCAAATATTGTTGCTATAAGACCTATGAAAGATGGAGTAATTGCAAACTTTGAAGTTACCGAAAAGATGCTGCGTTATTTTATACAGAAAGTTCATCATCGAAAATCACTTGTAAGACCAAGAATAGTTATTTGTATACCATCTGGTGGTACCCAAGTAGAGAAAAGGGCTGTAAAGGATTCTGCAATACAAGCAGGCGCAAGAGAGGTATATTTAATTGAAGAGCCAATGGCTGCTGCTATTGGTGCAGGATTACCTATTCAAGAGCCCACAGGTAATATGATTGTGGATATTGGTGGTGGGACAACGGAAGTGGCAGTAATTTCTCTTTCTGGTATTGTTTATGCCAACTCTGTAAGAGTGGGCGGAGATGAAATGGATGAAGCAATCGTGAATTATATCAAGAGAAAATACAATCTTTTAATAGGGATGAATGCTGCAGAGCAGATTAAAATGAAGATAGGTTCTGCCTTTAAAACAGAAGAAGAAATGAGTGTGGAAATTAAGGGGAGGGATTTAGTTACAGGAATACCTAAAACAATAGAAATCACTGACGACGAGGTTAGAGAAGCGTTAAATGATGCAGTTAGCAAAATTGTTGATGCCGTAAAGATTGCTTTAGAAAAAACTCCTCCTGAACTTGCAGCTGACATTGTAGATAAAGGTATAGTTTTAACTGGTGGAGGAGCGTTGTTAAAAGGTTTGGATAAAAGATTATCTGAGGAGACCGGTTTACCGATAATAGTATCTGATGATCCTCTTACTGCTGTTGCTTTAGGTTCTGGAAAAGTTTTAGAGGAATTAGATTTATTGAGGAAAGTTGCCATTGATTAATGTTTGCTATTAAAAAAAGATATATTTTTTTATTTTTGATTTTACTCTTTATAATTCTAATGCAGTTTGAAATGCCCCAAACTTACAGGCCTATCAAGGGGTTGCTGGGAAATATTTTAAATCCTTTTATTTATTTAGCTGATAATACGGTAGATTTTTTTACATCAACTTTTGATAAATATATCAATTTAATAAATGTAAAGGAAGAAAATAAAAAACTAAAAAATGAATTAGATAAATTAAACTTTGAAAATATTAAACTTAGAGAAAAATTGAAAGAACTTGATAGGTTAAAAAAACTTCTTAATTTTAAAGAAGCTTTTGAATTTAATACTATAGCATGCAATGTGATCGGTAGGAATAATTATGGGCTAATTAAGTATATAATTATTGATAGAGGTAGTAATGACGGTTTAGATGTGGATATGCCTGTGATAAGTAGCAAGGGGCTTGTAGGGAAAGTAGTAGAATTGTACAGGCATAGTGCCAAAGTAAAAATTGTGCTTGATAGAAGCTTGAAAGTTGCTGTTATGAATTTCAATACGAGAGAGACGGGAGTTGTGTCTGGTACCGACTATGGTTTGTTAGAAGTAAATTTTTATTCGAATATTGGTAAAGTAAATATTGGAGATCTGTTTATAACATCAGGTTTTGGTATGCTTTATCCTAAAGGATTACCTGTGGGTGTTGTTGTGAAATATGAAAACGAAGATTATGGTCTTTTTAAAAAAGTTTATTTAAAGCCCATTGTGGATTTTAATAAATTAGAAAATGTATTGGTAATACTAAAAAATGAAAAGATTCAAAACAATTAGTAAGTATTTATTTTTACTACTTTTTTTTTATATTATTACAAATGTATTTGATGGATTTCTAGGTTTGATTCAATATCCAATTTTGATTTTAATTGCTTCAAAAAGGATAAATATTATCAATATTAATGAAACTGATATAATTTTATCTTTATTTTCAGATTACATCAATGATTTGTTCTTTGGAGTTAGTTTATTGGTTTTCTTTATTTTAAAATTTTTATTTTCAAAATATCTTAATTTATTTTATACAAGAAAGTATTATATCTTTTTGGGTAAAGTGGCAGTACTTTTGGTCTTTATTGGATTTGTTTTTTTATATTACCATAATAACAATATAACATTATTGTTTGAAGTTTTATTAGTAAACTCCATAAGTATGCTTTTATTAAATTTTGTATTGGAGAGATATTTTGTTTAAGGCACTGAGTGACAGAGTAAATAATATTTTTAACAAAAGGTTATTAATATATACAGTTGTGTTTTTTTTATTTTTTTCGAGTGTGATGGGAAGATTATTTTACTTACAAATAGTTAAATACGAGAAATATAAGAACTTGTCTGAAAATAATAGAATTAGGATTTTGAGAATTAAAGCTGACAGAGGATTTATTAGAGATAGAAATGGTACGCTTCTCGTAACGAATCAGCCTAGTTATAATTTAATGGCTACAAAATCTGATATAAAAGATTTTGATAATCTCATAAAAAAGCTGAAAGATATTATTGAAATTGATGAAGATCTTGTTCGTGAAAGATATAAAAAAGCATACTATTATAGTACATTTATGATTTATAGAGGATTAAAAGAACAGCAATTGAGTTATCTTTTAGAACATCACGAACAATTCCCAGGGATAAAACTGGATGTAGATACCGTAAGGTCTTATTATGACAGTAAAAGTTTGAGTCATATAATTGGCTATATGGGAGAAGTTACAGAATATGATTTGAGGAAGAATAAAGGGTATCAGGTAGGTGATTTGATAGGTAAATCAGGGGTGGAAAAAGTATATGAAGATGAACTTAGAGGAATTGATGGAGCCAGACAGGTTGAGGTTGATAGTTTAGGTTTTGTTTCAAAAGAGTTATCGGTTAAAAAACCAGTTAAAGGTAAAAACCTTATTTTGAGTATTGATTACGATTTACAAAAGGCAGTCAAAAACATCTTTAGTGATAAAGTTGGTGGTGTAGTAATAATGAATATTCAAACGGGGAGAATTTTGGCTTTGTATTCTTCTCCTACCTATGATTTAAATAAATTTATACCTTTTATAAAAAAAGATGATTGGGATAAAATTATAACAAATCCATACAAACCTTTGACAAACAGGGTAATTGAAGATGCATATCCTCCTGGATCTGTTTTTAAAATTTTGATGGCTTATATAGGACTCAACGAAGGAGTTATCACTTTCAATACACAATACTTCTGTGGTGGTAAGCTGGATTTTAATGGATATAAATATGGTTGTTGGAAAAAGGGTGGACACGGCAATTTAGATTTGCATGATGCAATAGTTCAATCTTGTGATGTTTATTTTTATAATGTTGGACTTGTATTAGGCATAAATAAAATTTCAGAATATGCATTAAATTTCAATCTTGGGAAAAAAACTGGTATAGATTTACCTAATGAAAAAGCTGGGATATTTCCAACAAGAGAATGGAAGAAAAAACGTTTTCATCAGCCTTGGTATCCAGGTGAAACAATTATTGCTTCTATTGGTCAGGGTTACATTTCAACAACACCTATTCAGATTGCTGTGATGTTATCGGCTCTCTTTAATGGTGGGATAGTCTTTAAGCCAACAGTAGTTTATGGTTTTGAAGATAAAGGTTTTATTGAGAAAAAAGTAGAAATTAATAATAAACTAAATATAAATAAAACTTATGCAAAAGAAATATTAGATGCATTATATGATACAGTTTATTCAAAACATGCAACTGGTTATAGGGCAAGAGTAAGTAAAATAAAAATAGGTGGTAAAACAGGAACTGCACAGGTGATATCATTGAAAAAATTTAAAGATAAAGATGAAAATGAAATTCCATGGAAGTATAGAGATCATTCTTGGTTTGCAGGAATTGTCCCTGTTGATTCTCCTAAATATGTAATTGTGGCATTTGTTGAACATGGTGGTTCTGGTAGTAAGGGAGCAGCTCCAGTTGTTGGAGCAATAGCGAATAAACTGGTGGATTTAGGTTATGTTTCAATTAAATAGAAAACACTTTAAATATTTTGATTATATTTTGACCTTATTGGTTGTCTTAATTTCTGTTTTTGGTGTTATTGCTATATATTCTGCTTCATATGATTTAAATACTAATAGTTTTAAAGGTTTTTATATAAAGCAGATAATTTGGATTACTATTGGAATCATAAGTTATTTTTTGTTTACATTTATTAATTACAGGTTCTTACTGAAATATTCACATATCTTTTATTATATAAGTTTAATTATTTTAGGATTTGTTCTTATCAAAGGACATATTGGTATGGGTGCACAAAGGTGGATTAATATAGGTGGATTTAGACTTCAACCATCAGAATTTATAAAAGTTGTATGGATTCTGTTTTTGGCAAAAAAATTTAGTACCCATGAAATATACTATTCTACATTTTTAGATATTTTTAAAAAAGCATTGTTTTTGGCCCCTATTTTTATACTAATTTTTTTACAGCCAGATTTAGGTACGGCTCTTGTATATGTGTTTCTCTGGGGGATTGCTCTTCTTTTTTGTGGAGTTAGGAAGTACACAGTATTTGTTACAATTATACTTATGTTGATAAGTTTACCTATAGGATGGAGCCAACTTAAGGATTATCAAAAAAAGCGTATTATAACTTTTTTGTATCCAGAAAAAGATCCATTCGGTGCAGGTTATCATGTCATTCAATCTAAAATTGCTATTGGGTCAGGCGGTTTGAAAGGAAAAGGCTTCTTAAAAGGGACGCAATCCCATTTAAGATTCTTACCAGAAAGACATACAGATTTTATTTTTTCATTAATTAACGAAGAATTTGGCTTCTTTGGTGGTATAGCCATTTTGAGTATCATTTTTTTGCTTATTTTTAAGATTTTGTATGTAGGTTTAGTTGTTAAGGAACCGGGAGGAAAGATTATTTGTCTACTGGGAGCTTCATTGATTTTTTTCCAAACATTTGTAAATAGTGCTATGACTGTGGGGTTAATGCCTGTAGTAGGTATTCCGATGCCTTTTGTAAGCTACGGTGGTTCATCTATTATAACATTTTTCACGTTAACAGGAATAATTAATTCAATATCAATGAGGAGATATGACATTGTCAGTTGATAAGAAAGAATTATTGATGATAAGCAAACCACTACGTTACATAGGTGGTGAGCTTAATTCAGTTGTAAAGAATAATTATAAAATACGTTTTTGTTTGTCATTTCCTGATGTTTATGAAGTAGGAATGTCTCATTATGGATTCAAACTTTTATACGAAAAATTAAATGAATGTAGTCAGATAGCTTGTGAAAGATTTTTTATGCCATGGATAGATGCTATTGATTATTTTGGTAAGGATATTTTTGTTTCACTAGAAACAAATACTCCTTTAAAAGAATTTGATTTAATTGGTTTTTCTCTTCAATATGAGCTTTCGTATACAAATCTTTTATATATCATAAAAATGTCTGATATCCCCCTTTTATCTACAGAAAGAAAAGATAGTGATCCCATAATTATTGCTGGTGGTCCTTGTGTTGTAAATCCAGCACCTTTAATAGATTTTGTTGATGTTTTTTTTATTGGAGAAATGGAAGAAGATCTAGTGAATGTTTTAGAAGTATTTAGTAACAATGCAAATGTGAGTAGAAAGGAAAAGCTAGAGTTTTTCAATAAATTTCATTTTACATATGTTCCTCAAGTCGAAAAAGATAAGAAAGTGAGAAGAAAAATTTTTGTTGATTTTCCTTTGGAGGGTTTTTGTAAAAAACCGATTGTCCCAAATTTTTCTGTTGTTCAAGATAGAGTTAGTTTGGAAATAAGCAGAGGATGTACGAGAGGGTGCCGTTTTTGTCAGGCAGGGTTCATTTACCGCCCAGTAAGGGAGCGAGGAATAGTTTCTTTAATAGAAAATGCATTAACGCAAATAGAAAATACAGGCTATTTTGAGTTGTCATTTTTATCTCTATCAGCAGCAGATTTTTGTAATCTTGAACAATTATTGGTAGAAACTAACAAGTGCTTATCAGATAAGAGTATTTCTATTAGTTTACCCTCTGTAAGGGCTGATCAAATAAAGAGCTTCATATTCAGAGAATTATCCAAAGTAAGAAAATCTGGTTTTACAATTGCTCCTGAGGCAGGGTCACAGAGATTAAGAAATAGTATTAATAAAAATTTAACTGAAGAGGAGATAATAGAAGCGGTTGAATTAGCAAATAAGGGTGGTTTTAATCATGCAAAACTTTATTTTATGATAGGCTTGCCTTTTGAAACAGATGAAGATGTCCTTGCAATCGCAACACTTGCTGAAAAGATAAAAGGAAAAGTTGACAGAAAATTTGAAATAACAGTATCTGTTTCAAATTTTGTTCCAAAACCTTTTACTCCTTATCAATGGTTAGGTCAGGATCATGTTTATTCTCTTAAAAAGAAGCAAGATTTACTTAGAAAAGAAATGCGCAAAAGAAAAATAAAACTAAAATTACATGATGTAGGTCAGAGTATTCTTGAGGCTTGTTTTTCAAGGGGAGGGGTTGAGCTGGGCAAGGTGCTTTATGATGCTGTCAATGAAAGGCTAATATTTGATGGATGGAGTGAATTTTTTAATTTTGATAAATGGAAAAATATTTTTGAGAAAAATGGACAAGATATTTATGAATATGCAAGCAAAGGCTATAGTCTTTACGAAGATTTGCCGTGGGACAATATTGATGTTGGTTTAGAGAAAAAATATTTGATGAATGAACTTGAGAAAGCAAAAAATAGCTTAGTTACAGAAGATTGTAGATTTGATAAGTGTACGGGTTGTGGAGTTTGTGATTTTAAAAATATAAAAAATATTTTTGCGAAAAAAGAAGCTGTAACTATAAAAAGTAAAAAAGAAACAAATATAAAAACCTATATAGTAAGGTTTGAAAAAAAAGGTGATGCTATTTTTTATTCTGCTCTTGATACCTCTAGATATTTCCAGCATATTTTTATAATACATAATATTGAGCTACAATTTAGCCGTGGTTTTAATCCACAACCGAAAATCAATTACATTTATCCTCTTCCTTTGGGAATAAGCGGAGAAAATGAAATAATGGTAGTAGAATGTAGTGAATTTTTAGATACTGAAAGAATAGTCAATGAATTAAATGAAAAATTCAGATCAGGTTTTAAAATAAAATCAATAACTGAGTATAATGGTGAAAATTTTGATAACTGTATTCAAGTGTTCAAATTTGATGATGCTACAGAAGAAATATTTTCATCAATGTTAATTGAGGGTAAAAACTATTATGAGAAAATAAGTAAAAAAGGCAAAAAGAAAATTGTATGTATTGATAATTATCTGATACACAAAGATAAAAACAGAATAGAGTTAAAAATAACTCCTATGGGAGGATTTAATCTACTTGAATTTTTTAAATTTTGGGATTATAATATTTCTAAATTAAATATTAGCAGAACAAATATATACCCAATAAAATAATTTCAGGAGTTGCTTATGTTTAAAGAAAAAGCTGTGGAAGCCATGAAAAAAGCAGGATTTAAATTAACTAAGCCAAGAATGTGGATTGTTGAATATCTTGACGGCAATAAAAACCATCCATCAGCAATAGAAATTTATGATGATTTGAGAAGACAGAATAAGCACTTTTCATTTGCGACTATTTATAATACTCTTGATACTCTTGTAAAATCTGGAGCTGTAAAGCAGATAAATGTAGATCCAAATTGTAGCAGATTTGACCCTGATACAAGCGAACATGGTCATTTTGTGTGTAGGGTATGTAAAAAGGTTTATGATTTAGAATCAGTTAATCTTGATTATGATAAAACAATAATAGCTGAAATTGACCATATTGATATAACAATTTCTGGTGTTTGTAAAAACTGTAAAAAACAGTAAAGAGGAGGTATAAATGGCAGTTTTTAAATGTAAAAACTGTGGTTACGAAAAAGAAGGTAGATGTAAACCTAGAAAATGTCCTGAATGTGGTTCTCAAAACAGCTTTGAAAAGAAAGAATAATAAGCTCATTTAGGAGGGAAGTCCCTCCTTTTATTTTTATGAAAGATTTCTTGGATATCATTTATAAAAAGTACAATAATAAAGATTATATTGGTACTGATCCTGTAATCTATCCCCATAAATTAGCTGGTAATAAAGAGTTTATTGCTTTTATTTCGTCAGTTTTTGCTTACGGCAAAGTTAGTTTAATTCAAAGATTTTTAGACCTATTTTTTACAGAATATGGGGTAGATCCTTTTAAGAAAAAGAATAAAAAGAGTATATATTATAGGTTTCAGAAAGAAGACGATATTTACAAACTTTATCAGTTTTTACACAAAATATATAAAGATTATGGATCCCTATATAACTATTTTATAAAACAATCTGCTAATATTGAAGTGGCTTATGACAAATTTAGAAATGAATTTTTTGATTATTTTGACCATGATGTAACAAATGGATTAACATTTTTGCTACCAGATATAATGAAATCAGCTGCTAAAAGAATTAGGATGTTTTTTAGATGGATGGTTAGAAAAGATGAAATAGATTTCGGACTTTGGGCAGGATACAATAAAAAGGAGTTGAAATTCCCTTTGGATATACATATATTGACATATGCATATAAACATAATATCATAAATAATAAAATTAATAGCAGAAAAAACGTAGAAAAAATAACTGATTTTTTTAAAAGTATTGATGAGGATGATCCTGTGAAATATGATTTTGCAATAACAAGGCTTGGAATGATTTATAGATGCAAATATACAAAATCTGAGTCGTGTGAATCTTGTGAATGGAAAAAGCAATGCTTTTTAATTGACAATTATAAGAGAAGTTATATATTAACGATGAATATTTGAAGGAGGTTTGAATATGGCTTTGAATTTTACAGAAGAAAATTTCCAGAAAGAGGTATTGGAAAGTGATATTCCTGTTCTAGTGGATTTCTGGGCAGTATGGTGTGGACCATGTAAAATGCTTGCACCTACAATAGACCAACTCGCTACTGAGTTAGAAGGTAAGGTTAAAGTTGGTAAGGTAAATGTTGATGAGAATCAAAGTCTTGCTGCAAGATATGGTATCATGAGTATCCCAACAGTTATGATATTTAAAGATGGTAAAGTTGTTGAACAATTTATTGGTGTTCAACCTAAAGGCGTTTACCTTGATGCATTAAACAAATACTTATAAAGAGGTGGCAGTGTATGCCAATATATGAGTACAAATGTAAAGAGTGTGGCAAGGAATTTACAAAGCTTGTTTTTAGGCTTAATGATGAAGTAGAATGTCCACACTGTAAAAGTAAGAATGTAGAAAAATTAATTTCTACAATTTCATCCATTTCTGGAGGAAGTGGTGGATCATCATGTAGTGGTGGTCCAAGCGGATTTAGCTGAGTTTAGATGTTATATGCGTCAGGTTGACGCATTTAAAAAAAGCCCCGAAGAGGGGCATTTTTTTTTTTTACATTTGAGCTTTTAAGAACGACCAGTCATAATTTTTGACATCAGAGTGACATGTGATACACCCTTTGATTTTACCAGAAACCTGAACTTCCCCTTTTGGAGTGTATTTAACCCAAAACCAGTCACCACCTTCAGGATTATAACCGTCAATCTTATACATTACGGTTATAGCGGCAAGTTTTTCAGATGGGGTATAATTTTCTTTTACAATTATCGTTCCTGATTTAAATGTTTTTTTATTTAAACTATTATAGCCAGTATCATTAATATAAGATGTTAGAAAAGCGCCATGGGGACTTTGTCCCTTATACAATTTAGTAGTGCCAGGGAATAATTTCCATGAAGTATAGTTAGTTTTTTGAATATATGACCAAAGTTCGTTTGCATCGGATTTAGGTGTCTTCGAATATATTCCACATGCAAGAATTATAGTTGTTATTAATGCTATAATAATTAAACCAGGTTTTTTCATTGATACCTCCTTCTTTTCAATATATTATTATATCATAAAAAGTATCAGGGAGCAAAAAATGAAAAAAACCAAAATAGTGGCCACGGTGGGACCTTCCACTGAAAGACCAGAAATTATTGAAAAATTGATAGAAGTGGGTGTTGATGTTTTTCGATTTAATTTTTCACATGGTACCCATGAAAAACATCTTGAGTTATTGAAAAGGATTAGAAACATAGCAAAACAGAAAAATAGATATATTGCTGCTCTTATGGATTTATCCGGACCAAAATTAAGGCTTGGTGAGATAAAAGAGCCGGTACCAGTTAGGATAGGGGAGGTTGTGAAAATAGTATATGGGGATTTTATTGGGGATGAAAAAATTATACCACTACCTATTAAAGAAGTTTTTGAAACTATTAAAGTAGATGATCATTTTTATATTGCAGATGGTACAGTTAAACTTAGGGTTTTGGAAAAAGGAAAAGATTACATAATTTCTGAAATTTTATCTGCCGGTATAATTTCATCAAGAAAGGGACTTAATTTGCCCAATGTGGATTTAAAATTATCAGCACTCACAGAGAAAGATAAAGATGATATTAAGTTTGGTATAAAAGCAGGATTTGATATTATTGCACTTTCCTTTGTGAGGACAAAAGATGATGTTTTGCTTGCTAAAAAAATTATAGAAGAGAATGGAGGAGATATTCCTGTATTTGCTAAGATAGAAAAAAATGAGGCCATAACTAATATTGATGAGATTATCGAAATAAGTGATGGTGTGATGGTGGCGCGTGGTGATCTTGGGATTGAAATAGATATGGAAAAAGTGCCAGTTGTTCAAAAGATGATAATAAAAAAGGCAAATGAGACTGCAAAACCTGTAATTACAGCTACGCAGATGCTGACATCTATGATTAAACATTCAAGACCCACAAGAGCAGAAGTATCAGATATTGCAAATGCCGTGCTTGATGGCACAGACGCAGTGATGCTTTCGGATGAGACCACAATTGGTGACTTTCCTGTAGAAGCTGTAAAGGTTATGGTGAAAACTATCGAAGAAACTGAAAGAATTTACCCCTACTATAAGTTTTACGATTCACACGATCAAAGAAAAATTAGTAGTGCGATTGCTCAGACTGCAGTTAAATTGGCAAAAGAACTTAGAGCAAACGGTATTGTGGCTTTTACAAAAAGTGGTGCGAGTGCAAGGAGGGTATCAAAATCAAGGCCTGAATGTCCAATATATGCTGTAGCTACTGATGAAAAGGTTTTAAGACAATTGGCTATTAGCTGGGGTGTAACTCACTACATGATCAGCAAAGATACTGATAATGCAGATGAACTGTTAATAGAATTTTTGAAAAAAACTTCTAAAGATTTCCGTCCCGATCATGTTTTCATTGCAACAATTGGTTATCCCGCAGGCGTTCCTGGATCAACAAATGTAATAAGAACAATAAGAAAACAGGATTACGATTATTTCCTAACGTGACTTCATTAGCAAAGCAATTGAGATCTTTTTTCTTGTTTATTAATAAGATTAATGAAATCGATTTGTTGAGTGCTTTGGTTCGCTATCTCGAGAATGATAAATGGTAAGGTATATTTGAGGTGTTCAAGACGTACAAAAATTAGTCTACTATGAATTTCGATAAAAACTT
The Deferribacter autotrophicus genome window above contains:
- the mnmA gene encoding tRNA 2-thiouridine(34) synthase MnmA, with amino-acid sequence MSKKVLVAMSGGVDSSVAAYKMLEKGYDVIGVTLKLFDGPTKFIEDAKNVAEKLGIKWYLADYSSYFKEVISYFINSYRKGETPNPCAFCNKNAKFVYLFNEMQKNNAEMIVTGHYAKVVEKDGLKYIGKAKNLKKDQSYYLALLDEFQVSLLYFPHGDVESKDEVRELANKIGLKVASKKDSQEVCFLCGKDYREFLKERIDSKRFKKGYLIYNGKKMRQHEGIEFFTIGQRRGLGLNYHEPLYVTNIDAKSGNIYLAKKDDVFKRGVKLRNVNIVNDRKRIFRAKAKIRYRMEEADCMVEILPENKAIILFDEPQFAPTKGQMVAIYQDDLVLGGGFIHDVF
- a CDS encoding metallophosphoesterase, giving the protein MKIGIISDSHDNLINMQKCVHYLNNIGVDFVFHCGDIISPFTIKVMNELKCDYRAVFGNNDGEWLNLKEISKNRIFKPPYLFELDNKKFLLLHEGDIAMFIDNSIDFVFYGHTHVKYSFNKNGQLIVNPGTLAGYLADSATFAILDTNEFNVEFIDVDTI
- a CDS encoding rod shape-determining protein gives rise to the protein MIFNKIFDIFSNDLAIDLGTANTLIYVRGKGIVCNEPSVVAINNNTNEILAVGNEAKSMLGRTPANIVAIRPMKDGVIANFEVTEKMLRYFIQKVHHRKSLVRPRIVICIPSGGTQVEKRAVKDSAIQAGAREVYLIEEPMAAAIGAGLPIQEPTGNMIVDIGGGTTEVAVISLSGIVYANSVRVGGDEMDEAIVNYIKRKYNLLIGMNAAEQIKMKIGSAFKTEEEMSVEIKGRDLVTGIPKTIEITDDEVREALNDAVSKIVDAVKIALEKTPPELAADIVDKGIVLTGGGALLKGLDKRLSEETGLPIIVSDDPLTAVALGSGKVLEELDLLRKVAID
- the mreC gene encoding rod shape-determining protein MreC, encoding MFAIKKRYIFLFLILLFIILMQFEMPQTYRPIKGLLGNILNPFIYLADNTVDFFTSTFDKYINLINVKEENKKLKNELDKLNFENIKLREKLKELDRLKKLLNFKEAFEFNTIACNVIGRNNYGLIKYIIIDRGSNDGLDVDMPVISSKGLVGKVVELYRHSAKVKIVLDRSLKVAVMNFNTRETGVVSGTDYGLLEVNFYSNIGKVNIGDLFITSGFGMLYPKGLPVGVVVKYENEDYGLFKKVYLKPIVDFNKLENVLVILKNEKIQNN
- the mrdA gene encoding penicillin-binding protein 2 translates to MFKALSDRVNNIFNKRLLIYTVVFFLFFSSVMGRLFYLQIVKYEKYKNLSENNRIRILRIKADRGFIRDRNGTLLVTNQPSYNLMATKSDIKDFDNLIKKLKDIIEIDEDLVRERYKKAYYYSTFMIYRGLKEQQLSYLLEHHEQFPGIKLDVDTVRSYYDSKSLSHIIGYMGEVTEYDLRKNKGYQVGDLIGKSGVEKVYEDELRGIDGARQVEVDSLGFVSKELSVKKPVKGKNLILSIDYDLQKAVKNIFSDKVGGVVIMNIQTGRILALYSSPTYDLNKFIPFIKKDDWDKIITNPYKPLTNRVIEDAYPPGSVFKILMAYIGLNEGVITFNTQYFCGGKLDFNGYKYGCWKKGGHGNLDLHDAIVQSCDVYFYNVGLVLGINKISEYALNFNLGKKTGIDLPNEKAGIFPTREWKKKRFHQPWYPGETIIASIGQGYISTTPIQIAVMLSALFNGGIVFKPTVVYGFEDKGFIEKKVEINNKLNINKTYAKEILDALYDTVYSKHATGYRARVSKIKIGGKTGTAQVISLKKFKDKDENEIPWKYRDHSWFAGIVPVDSPKYVIVAFVEHGGSGSKGAAPVVGAIANKLVDLGYVSIK
- the rodA gene encoding rod shape-determining protein RodA; translated protein: MFQLNRKHFKYFDYILTLLVVLISVFGVIAIYSASYDLNTNSFKGFYIKQIIWITIGIISYFLFTFINYRFLLKYSHIFYYISLIILGFVLIKGHIGMGAQRWINIGGFRLQPSEFIKVVWILFLAKKFSTHEIYYSTFLDIFKKALFLAPIFILIFLQPDLGTALVYVFLWGIALLFCGVRKYTVFVTIILMLISLPIGWSQLKDYQKKRIITFLYPEKDPFGAGYHVIQSKIAIGSGGLKGKGFLKGTQSHLRFLPERHTDFIFSLINEEFGFFGGIAILSIIFLLIFKILYVGLVVKEPGGKIICLLGASLIFFQTFVNSAMTVGLMPVVGIPMPFVSYGGSSIITFFTLTGIINSISMRRYDIVS